One Nocardia huaxiensis genomic window, TCGGCTCCCGAATTCTGCTGCGGCTGCGGATCATTGCCGGGCGCGGACATGGCTGTTCCCCCTCTGGTCGGTTGCGCCCGAATCTACTGGACGCGTCAACCGACCTTCGAGCCGCCGGGTCCCCGAGAATTACGCGGGACGGCGAGCAGGCATGGCGCAGCAGCCGGGGACGCAGGTGTCGCCGTTGAGCGTGCAGCCGAGTGCGGGCATGGCGCTCAACTTGGCCGGTGCGGCGGCCGACAGGTACTCCTCGACCAAGTCGGCGACCATGCGGGCGAAGCGCGGGTCGGGGCCGGGCGTGGCGGCCCGGGCGAAGGCCATGTTCAGTTCCGCCGCACGCTCTTTCGCCTCATTGTCCAGATCCCAGATGACCTCGAGGTGATCGGAGACGAAGCCGACGGGGCAGACCACGACCGCGTCGACGCCGCGCGCCGAGAGCGCGTCGAGGTGATCGACGATGTCGGGTTCCAGCCACGGGATGTGCGGCGGGCCGGAGCGGGACTGCCACACCACGTCATAGTCGTCGAAACCTGTTGCGGCGGCACACAATCGAGCGGCCTCACGGACCTGGCGGCTGTAGAGTTCACGCTCTTGCGGTGGGCCGGAGGCGAGGTCGGCCGAAGTCGGGATGGAGTGCGCGGTGAAAACCAGGCGCGCTCCACCGCGACGATCCTCGGGGAGTTCGGCCACGGCAGCGCGAATGGCATCGGCGAACGCGTCGATGAACAGCGGATGATCGTAGTACTGACGGATTTTCACCAGATCCGGAGCATCGGCGACCGCCGCGCGCGCCCGGGTGATGTCCTCGTCGTACTGCTTGCACCCGGAGTAGCCGCCCCACGCGGAGGTGGGAAACACCAGGGCGGAACGGATTCCGGCCGCACGCATCCCCGCGACGGTCTCCTCGACCATCGGATGCCAGTTCCGATTTCCGAAATACACCGGCAGATCGATTCCGCGCGAAGCGAATTCGGCCTCGATCGCCTTGATGATGTCGAGGTTCAGCGCATTGATGGGTGAGACCCCGCCGAAGTGCAGATAATGCTGCGCGACTTCGGCGAGGCGCTCGGGGGGCACGCCCCGGCCGCGAGTGACGTTCTCCAGGAACGGCATCACGTCCTCGGGGCGTTCGGGTCCACCGAAGGACAGTAGGAGCAGCGCGTCGGCGCTGCGGGCCTGATCGGTGCCCCGATCCACGGTGCGTGCCTCCTCGTGTCGAACGATCAGTTGCTGCCGAAGCTGCTGTCCGGGAACCACGTGTTGTGGCTGGCGCCGCCGTCCACGTAGATGATCGACCCGGTGGTGCCGGGCAGCCAATCCGACAGCAGGGTCACGATGGACTTGGCGACCACCGTCGGGTCGTCCACATCCCAGCCGATCGGCGAAGCGCCGTCCCAGTACTCGTTGAGCATGTTCAGCTGCTTGGCGTCATCGGTGGCGGTGCCCGCGATGGCCTTGGCGGCGAGGGTCTTGATCGGGCCGGCCGCGATCAGATTCGAGCGAATCTTCTTGGCGGTGCCCATTTCCCGCGCCACATAGCGGTTCACCGACTCGAGTGCGGCCTTGGCCACACCCATCCAGTTGTAGTACGGCATGGCGGTGCGCGGATCGAAGTCCATGCCCACGATGGAGCCGCCCTCGTTCATGACCGGCAGCACGGCGCGGGCCAGCGAGGCATACGACCAGGCCGAGATCTCGAACGCCTTGGCGGCGTCCGGGCCGGGCGCGTCCAGGAAGTTCACCGCGTCCGGGCCCATGAGGGTCTTGGGCGCGAAGGCGATCGAGTGCAGCACGCCGTCCACACCCTCGGGCGCGAGCTCCCGGACCTTCTCGGCCAGTTCGGCGAGGTTCTCCTCGCTGGTGATGTCCAGGCCGATGGCCGGCGGGACCTCCTGCGGCAGGCGCTTGGCGATCCGGTCGATCAGCCGCAGCCGCTCCGGAATACCGGTGATGATCACCTTCGCGCCCTGCTCCTGCGCGACCGCGGCCGCGTGGAAGGCAATGGAGGAATCGGTGATGATGCCGGTGATGAGGACAGTCTTGCCTGCGAGCAATCCACCCATGGGTTGGTCGGTTCTCCTGTTCGAAGGGGGGAAGCCAACTCTCGGGACTCTCAGGGGCTGCGCCCCCGAACCGCCGAGTCGGCCCGGATAGTTCGGGAAGCCTAGTGGCCCATGCCCATTCCGCCGTCGACCGGAATGATCGCGCCGGAGACGTAGCGGGAGTCCTCGGAAGCCAGGAAGCTGATCACCGCGGCGACATCCTCGGGCTCGCCCATGCGGCCGGCCGGGATGAACTTGAGCGCCTGCTCCCGCATTTCGGGGGTCATCTCGTCGCGGGTCATATCGGTGTCGATGAGACCGGGGGCGACGACATTGGCGGTGATATTGCGCGAACCGATCTCACGCGTGATGGAGCGCGCCATGCCGACCAGGCCGGCCTTGGCGGAACAGTAGTTGACCTGTCCCGGCGCACCGATGGAGGCCACGACCGAACCCAGGAAGACGATGCGGCCCCACTTCGCCCGCAGCATGGCCCGATTCGCGCGCTTGGCGACGCGGAAGGCGCCGGTCAGGTTGGCGTCGACGACCTTGGTGAACGATTCCTCGCTCATGCGCATGAGCAGCGTGTTGTCCACGATGCCGGCATTGGCGATCAGCACCTCGACCGGACCCTGGTGCGCCTCGACCTCACTGAACGCGCGATCCACCGACTCCGTATCGGTCACATCGCATTTCACGCCGAAGAGACCTTCCGGCACGCCCGAGCCGCGGTGGGTCACGGCAACCTTGTGCCCGTCGGCGGCCAACCGCTGGGCAACCGCGAGGCCGATACCGCGATTGCCGCCCGTGACCAGCACCGAGCGGGATGTGAAGTTCGACATGCGGATCAACCTACCTGGTCGTCCGAGCTCGCCACTACTCGACTACCCACGTTCGGGCCAATGATTTTCGGTATCACAAACGCAGACGGCGCTCCGAAATCGGAACGCCGTCTGCGATCATGCTCGGCCCTGCCACAGGGCAATTCGCCGCTAGGGCAGACGCTGGCGATACAGCAGGCCGCTGACCACACCTCCGGTGCTGACCAGCAGGCCGAGCAGCAGCCACGGACGGCTGGCGTCACCCATGGTGGTCTCGAAACCGATCTGCTGTTCGAGAGTGTCGTACACCGAGGACAATTCGGTCAGGCTGGAGGCGCTGTAGAACTGTCCGCCCGACAGCCGCGCGACCTCGCGCAGGGCATCGTCGTCCACGCCCACCTCGACGCGGCGACTGCCCTTGCCGTCCTCGCCGGGAATCTCGACCGTGCCGTG contains:
- a CDS encoding ferrochelatase; its protein translation is MDRGTDQARSADALLLLSFGGPERPEDVMPFLENVTRGRGVPPERLAEVAQHYLHFGGVSPINALNLDIIKAIEAEFASRGIDLPVYFGNRNWHPMVEETVAGMRAAGIRSALVFPTSAWGGYSGCKQYDEDITRARAAVADAPDLVKIRQYYDHPLFIDAFADAIRAAVAELPEDRRGGARLVFTAHSIPTSADLASGPPQERELYSRQVREAARLCAAATGFDDYDVVWQSRSGPPHIPWLEPDIVDHLDALSARGVDAVVVCPVGFVSDHLEVIWDLDNEAKERAAELNMAFARAATPGPDPRFARMVADLVEEYLSAAAPAKLSAMPALGCTLNGDTCVPGCCAMPARRPA
- the inhA gene encoding NADH-dependent enoyl-ACP reductase InhA; this translates as MGGLLAGKTVLITGIITDSSIAFHAAAVAQEQGAKVIITGIPERLRLIDRIAKRLPQEVPPAIGLDITSEENLAELAEKVRELAPEGVDGVLHSIAFAPKTLMGPDAVNFLDAPGPDAAKAFEISAWSYASLARAVLPVMNEGGSIVGMDFDPRTAMPYYNWMGVAKAALESVNRYVAREMGTAKKIRSNLIAAGPIKTLAAKAIAGTATDDAKQLNMLNEYWDGASPIGWDVDDPTVVAKSIVTLLSDWLPGTTGSIIYVDGGASHNTWFPDSSFGSN
- the fabG1 gene encoding 3-oxoacyl-ACP reductase FabG1, whose amino-acid sequence is MSNFTSRSVLVTGGNRGIGLAVAQRLAADGHKVAVTHRGSGVPEGLFGVKCDVTDTESVDRAFSEVEAHQGPVEVLIANAGIVDNTLLMRMSEESFTKVVDANLTGAFRVAKRANRAMLRAKWGRIVFLGSVVASIGAPGQVNYCSAKAGLVGMARSITREIGSRNITANVVAPGLIDTDMTRDEMTPEMREQALKFIPAGRMGEPEDVAAVISFLASEDSRYVSGAIIPVDGGMGMGH